The nucleotide sequence CACTATTTCGTCAGATTTGGTGTATTTAAATATTGAAGATTTGTGGCATAAGAAGACTCAGGGATTGCTTCAGCTTGGTAGTCGTGATACATCAGAAGTCTTAAGAGATTATTTTCTAGTAGCCGTGACACATCAGGAGACTCAATGATTTACAGCTTGGCCAAGCAAAGTACATCAGCCCTATAAATATAGGTGCAATGTCAATAGGAAAAGGACattcaattcaacatacaattgccctgcgtaaaacctctcaaacaccttgagatttttctttttctttttcttttcccgccaacacacctttagtttggataaacagcactgtggaggcaaccggcggacaccttcagtttggataaacagtactgttgccgtagaatcagccgaccgaggagcacctttagtttggataaacagcactgcatcgaggctgactggttacctatccaagtctcggccgagaagggttttcgaatccttattggcaggggtcatcttattagcATTCGCGGCGAAATAAGATGTTACGAGTTACGAAATTCGGCGTGTTGAGCGCTGAGTGATTTTAttattggatactcacaagtgagtttcagagttcggcattctgacggccgaaccacgtttaccatcaagacatacatcacctttgaatacttgtgtccgtacaatctggtgtcgattcgacgtgcttatactctcacaaaTATAATCGCTGTGACCGAATCTGGCACCgatgatttgtgaacttcgcagaactagcagccttgtctttaggctctagaacccaaagaccgagagtgttccttcctcgatcgcagtcgcaagataaagaagtcagcaacgcgcttaACGCGACAacaacgaattttactcctcggccgacgagttggcacgccccgcattcaaccgaaggacttagttagtttattagttattcggcctgcgcgccgcgtaggctttgtaatttttaaggtcaacaCATTGATTATGTTAGCTTCGGGGTCTTTTAACATTACCAAGATGAAGGACTACATCTTACTGTTAgaatcatgtaaaattacttattccaccatgataggtagttacaatatgataggtagttagcttgtacaagtacttatatggcAGGTAGTTCAgactgtaaaagtacttatataataagtagtttaaattataaaagatcagttgaaatctaagtttatgctgactaatattataatataataggtagtttagcttgtacaagtacttatatgacatatagtttagactgtaaaagtacttatTTGATAGATAGTTTAGATTGTAAAAGATCAGCTGAAATAGGGGTTTATGCCGACTAATAGGGTACatgagttgaaaaaaaaaaaaataataataatataactaatagCGAGGCTCCCCAAGAGATTTATAGGTGTccgaaattttgaaaatatcctaaattaattttaggaaatatgTGGTGCAAATAGAATGATTCTAACTTTGGCTTATAGAAcacaattttttgtcaaaatttttttttgaaatttttagctttaagaaatattttgcgctggagttaaggaaaatattgcaaaactttTGGATGTGATCCTACCGATTATTAAGTCctgaactatttttttaattgattcttaaagtgagaaaatagaaaaatatctttaaatttgggttttaaatcattgattacaagtgtttaaaaatgaattataatatattttgcacggaaaatatatattttaaaaaacctgaatatgatagtttgttgttatggtaagagaaataaaagaaacattaacaaaaataaaaaataaaaaaataacaaactaaaaaaacaaaaaaaatgaaaagagaggATCGGTATAAAGATAGCGACTTATCTTCCAAATAGTCGCTAATTTTTAGCGATTATGCTCATGGAGAGTAGCTagcaaagtaccgatcgtatcgttttctacttttttttctttttttttttctttttccattgaatagctatagtagagtaaaatagtaatcacaatgcaaagtatcaacctaacaacaaaaaatgaTGACACATGGAGTCCTATTCATtgacctaaataaaaaaaataactaaaaagtggactaatctaattgttaggccataaaattgggaaaaggatcctttccggatctcttccaccaaatccacccaatcacctaattcggacccttgaaatttagtccaacggctaaagttattataacttttaaaggggcccctgtttgtagccgttggatcaaatttcaaaggcctggattgattgattgggtggatttggtggaagtgatccgaagaggatctccttCCATAAAATTGGACAtatttcaagttagtttatttacACATAACAAATTTGTAAGGAGGAagttaatttaaaccacatattaatgaaactctttttgtcaactataagagggtgaaaaaacatttttgtcttctatcacaaaataaaattatggacaataaagtaatttgcacaaactaaatattacagttgtttttaaaagcatcatctacatgtaatcctaacaaatcACCTACAAGAACTCCGGATTTTtacgggtgtattgttttatgaaactttgaatttctatggcacttattttcaaaacttcaagtttaAGTTTAAGTACGAACTCTATGTTCATAATacctacaaacaaacacaatatacatATGTAGTGAATGGGGATAGCTTTAGGACCTATGTGTGAAAAGAATGAGTGACGACCCAAAATATGGGGCTGTCGTGGCTTGTAGGCCTAAAAGAGTGGTTGTTGGGTTGCTGACCAACAAAGGAGAAGTAAATGGGTTAACTGATTATATACCTAATTATTGGGCTAAGGaggaaaagtgaaaaacaaGGCCTAACCCATGGGCTTGTTATTTCATGCGAGCCAAATATAAAACAaggcccaaaagaaaaaaataacaagTGGGACAGTTTGGTGCAAATGCCCAGTTGGGTTGCGAGTCGACTTCAGGTAGCCCAGGTCTGTAAGAACGGTGATGAAAAACGGCTTTGTTTTGGACCTTATAGTTTTGAAGCAGGAACGACTTGGTGGCTCGGGAAACACGGCTTCAAGCTGCGGCTCCCATGCGTGTAGCGTTTGAAAAATCCCTTTTTTTTGCTTCTCTTATTCACGCATATTCAATTCATCACAATTATAACAACAATAAATTTAACCTGAatctataatttgaaaaaaaaaaaacgtaaaattagagTTCATGCTTTATGGTGAATGTTTCGTGCAATCATTGCTGAAAAAATATCCAAATTGAAACCATGTTTTATAGATTACTGGGATTGcttgatgaatattgtgaatGACTTTGTAGTAAACAAGCATTCAGTTCCTTAGCTCAGTGTCAGGAGCATGTTTAACAATGCGTTGTGACCTAAATTTAACtgaaggagagagaggggtgCAGCTGCATAAAGAGAAAAGATAGACTTGGGAATTACTGTGATGATATTTCTCTGTACCTTGTgccttttttaagaaaaataatggggTTACTTGCcctacaagtaatacaaagttgtgccattttgttttttgtaattaattcttgaattgtttcTCACTAACATTTGTAGTTGTTGAGACTATAAATACTCAAATAatgatttctgttgtgaaattggTGTGAATGCCCACATAAAGAAAACAACCACATATGGGTGGAAAGTGGAAGAATAGAAGTCAAAATTATATTGCTTAAATAGtagaagtttggtttttattgttttggtgtGTAAGCCTTTTACGTGCATTAAAAGAGACGTATGCTTGTATCGTATGGGTAgtacaaaaagatgaaaaacgGAAAGTAATAATCATGTTTTCCTCATTTGTCCCTCTCTACGTTTATTTCTCTTATCTGAtagtagtgaagaaaataaacagatAATATATGGCTCCCGTTTCACTTCAATCTCTAACAACTCtgataatatatataggtaCGCATCATCCgataataacatgtttctaaatgttcaaggtaatcattatcttgaattggtcaaagctccaaaagactccaaaacaaaactaTCGAATACTCTAATGCTTTAGTacattcaatcacatatattaaatattaattaattctatcaattatatttttctctcaagtgaggcataaaaaaaaaaaaataaataaaaaaataaataaataaatatatatatatatatatatatatatatatatatatatattatatggccCTTTATAACCAATTGTATCTCGGGATACTAAACCTAAttagaaactaattttttttttttttacatatattaaaataaacagttaaATGAGTACCCGTTTATAACTACGGGTAATACTTATAACCgctcatttaaatttcacgggtaTATGGTTATACCTATAaccatttatttatctaaacagTTACTCATAACCGTAACcgtcaaatttaaatgggcggatAACCGCAGTCATCCATAACCAATAggtatttgcccatccctagttgGTAGCCTTATACTAGTACTCTACTACACCGTGTAGTACTTTGATAGTTGTACTGCGGCGTATGAATACTGGAATCTCTGCAACTGAGTGTTGTTTATCAGTTCCTGAAAATCTCCGTTTTTCATCATCAAGATGTTGGTTCATTAAATTAGGTAACATCTTGGAGTTCCAATGTCAGTCAGCTTTCATGTAAGGAGTTATTTCATGAAGATGAAAACATTTCTTGCATTCTTGTCCGTGCAAAGTTGACACAAATTTTGGGTAATAATCTTTGAGATGAGTCCGAACGAATGTTGATGTGATTTATTTCAATTCGGTTGGACTTGATATGTGATTTCTTTGAATTCGTAGCTGCTTTCTAGTCTATAAGTGAAGTGACTGTTGGGCATCGTATTTTGAGGCGCTTAGGACATTCAGAACATATATTGCTCGTTGTAGATGGCAAGCGACGGTACTTTGGCTTGTAATGTTCCACATGTCGGTCATCACGCCTTGATTTTAGTGTTCATTTGGATATCCGAGACGAGATGTATTGACTGCAGCGATAAATCCGTGGAATGTAAGTCATTGTCCTACTGTAGGAAGTGTTAATGAATTGAGTCGAGCAAAATAGAATAACAAGGTGTTCAAGTTGGGCTGAGATAACTTAAAGTGTGTAATCAACCAGATGAGGATTTTGGATTATTACACCAAGGGGTCATAGTCTAAAGTCTAAACTCTAAAGTGTTGAAAATTTTTAGACGAAAAGTGAAATAATAGTATTTTCATCTATAAAGCATGGTAATACTAATAAACAAGAAGCAACAACTGTCCATCTTGTTCAGTCAAGTATGCAGAATACTTACACTGACTGCATTATTACTTGAACTTGAACGAACCGGACCGGAATACTTGAACAATTTGATTTAGTTCAACTTGAATTAGTCGTGTTTgccggaaagggatcctcttcggatcccttccaccaagttCACCAAGTCCACTCATCcgagccattgaaatttgattcaacggttaaagttattataacttttaaaaggatcccctgtttgtagccgttggatcaaatggCCCGGATAAGTGGACTTGGTGGAtacttggtggaagggatccttAAAGGATCCCTTTCCGTGTTTGCCTTTGGAATGTGGGATTTTTGCATACGTGTTTAGTTTGGTattaacaatattatctacgCAGAGAAGGGAGTGTGTTAAGTCTCATTATGGTTTAGCAATAATGTGTTTAAGTTTGTCTTTGGTggaaatcgaacctaaaacctctcacttacaagtgaagaagaatattactagaccgtagtacaaAGTTCTGGAAGTCAAAGGATCACGATTCAGACGACCAAGGGGCATAGGGGCGAGGGCAGTGATTTAATGGTCCTCCCTTCAAAACCGTCAAAGAATATTGGTGGTGTGTTTGAGTGGAACTCTGCCATAAGAGAATGTGTGAAGCAAATACGATGAACTTAGATGAAACATAGCAAGGGTCAAGTCCTTTAaatgtaaatattaattttcatttgtagAAGCAAATACGATGAACTTAGATGACAGATAGCAAGGGTCAAGTCCTTTAaatgtaaatattaattttcatttgtagAATATTTCCTAGCCTCTCTCTACTGCAAATCACACCTCACGCACCATCATTTatctattattttaaattatattttgttttttttcaaaattttattaacCAAATAGGGGTTTaaaagttttcttttaaaaggaTAAATCTcattaacatttttattaaatgatGGGTGAGAAAAAAAACATGAGAACATTAGTACtctttataatttattatctattttttcttgtcaatcgtagatttttttttttgttttatggaCATTTTTGTTCAATTGTTTTTGTCGAAACCTATTTCACCCAATCCGGCTCTGGCTTTATAACAACACAGATATAGATATAGAGTCAGCCAAATTGATCAGAGCAATAGTGTAGATGTCTTTAGGCCTCCCGCAAAATCCTCTCAATGAGTCCCTAAAATCTTATAATTTGtcaaagaaattattttctttttgggttaTTTCTTTAGCAAGTGCACCAATTTGCATGGGACAACTAACTCGCCAAgtagtatttatttatttttttttttaaccaagaAGTTAGGCCATGGAAATAGCTTCTATGTTTACCAAGTACACTATTCCTTTATATTAAAGAAGCAAAAATTGCATCACGCTCCAAAGTATAATATGCTCTGGATTTTTTAATGATTAGATgctgatttatttatttatttatttattttaattttgaataaagaTCTAACAGTTAAAATTTTGAAGTATCTCATACTTCGGAACACCATAAAAAATCCAGATTAGTGTCATAATctacattttaaaattaaataagtcGTTATTCATTACTAGACTTTTTGCAAGCGACGTAAAGacgttttatttttcaattaactTTTTGTACTATCATCCAATTTTCCACAGGTAAAAGCCACATAGTCAAGCCATGGCAGCTTTGCAAGAACAAGGAAATTACCAACTCTCCCACTTTGTGCAAGCTACCAGACTGCAGCCAGTCGTGTGCAAAGTCGCATCCCGGAGCTGGAGGGTTTGGGTTCTGCATTGCTGAATTTTGCCTGTGTGTGCATTCCTGCCACGGAGACCGCCAACCTCCCAGAGATGCAGAGGCAGATCAACTTCCCAGCCTGCCATTTCTTTCTTCTAAAACTATCACGCCGTAGCATCACTTACTATTTAATTAAGCTCGTATAATGTAGCTCCAAAAGAAACGAAAAGAAGCAGCAATAGGTACCTGTGTCAATAAGTCTTCTCGTGCTAAACCTTGCAATAAGGAAgttgttttaatttctttccTCCTCAACCTTTCGGtatttttggtatttatttCCTCCTCATCACAGTACTAGCAAAACAATGGAGACTAGATAACGCCAACAAGCATCAAAGATGATAAAATCCGCTCTGGTGTACATGCAACGCAATGCAACTAAGCTGAAACAACATAATATTCAGAGACCTCCGGTAGACAATCAGCATACTGGTGAAGGGAAAAATATACCTTTGGAtatgatatttttcttgttttcgcAATGCAGCATAAAAGAGTAAACGATACAGAAATAGAATATCCAAAACTTAACTACGACATGGTGATCCAGTTTCAGAACATGGAAAGTTAGTCTTAACACTGTCGCCTTTTCACTCAACTTCAAGCTGAGCTCACACCCCATTCTCCAGACAAGGCGCAAACGAGTTTTTCAGATCTGGCTGGGCAGCGGGCACAAAACCACCACCTGGGAAGACAAAATTTGGATTGAACTAAGAATCTTCTTCGTCAGTAGAATCCAGGAGACGAGCCTTGTAAATAACCAACAACTCCTCTGCATCACCTCTAAATCTTGATATAAACTTGTCCAAAAATTCATTCTCCGGCAAAATAAGTGCATCATAAAAACTCGGATCTCTCTTCAATAACCGTTTTGACTTTATAACCTCTAAAATCCTGTATCGAGCACTCACTCGGTTCTCCATGCTATACATCAAAATCCAAGGGGTATGAATTAATACCGACTTTTTGAACTTGACTGTATTCAAGAAAAAATCAATTCCAAACTTTAACTTCTCCTCTGAGGTCCTAAGCAAACCTGGCGTTCTTCTAAACATATCCATACATTCATCCTCTGAGAAACCAAAACCACAAAGCAAGTCCAATTTTCTACTAATTGTCCCATTCCGTAAACAGCTAACTGTATATAAACCATGAACCAACATCCCAGAATTCAATGAGAAACCCATTTCCACAACCTGTGCAACAAGGCTTCTAAGTACAGATTCCTGAACAATGAAAAGCCATGGCTGCCTCTTCAATAGCGTGGAAAGCTGAGAACCAACAATTCCGCAACTCTCCATAAAGGCAATATTTCCTAACAACCTTGATTTTGGGTCCCTTGTAACTACCCAATTACATCTATGTAAAACCCGAATCAAATCTTTAGCATTCTCATCATTCCCCAAAATTTTCTTCAGAATTTCAATACAGGGTACTAATTTTCTATCCAAACTAGCAGTCAACAGTGTGGAATTTTTGGCAATGAACCTAGCGAGATCAGAACCAAAAAGACCCAGTTGTTGAAAGAACTCAAGCTTAGGCCTCAGGGTTTTGTCAAtattagaaaacaaaatttgggGTGAGACACGCACAGCGGATTGGATATGGGTATCAGAGAATCCAAGTTCTTGAAGAAAGCTATACACAGATTGAGGCTTTTCAGGGGATGTGACCCATGAGAATCGACTTGAGATTGAGAAGGCTTGGGTTTTGGTGAATTTGAAGGTATTGACAAGGTAATCAGCGAGGTGGGAGTTTCCATTTGGTTTTAGAATTTGGGTGGGTGAAGATAGAGATGAGAAAAGAGAGATGGAAAGTTTGGCTGCATTAGGGGAAAGGTACTGGAAATATAGAGGTGAGCGCGAGAACATAAGCGGTTTCAAAGCTTGCATTTGCATCTATAGCCATATGCAAGTACATCTATACATACATTGTGTGCgtaagacagagagagagagagagatgttctGTGCAACtatgaaagaacaaaaaagtgATTGAGATGAAATCTAAGGTATACGAAAGATCTAAAGGAACAGCTAAATGATGTTtctaataaagaaaagaaacactGTACATTGGACAAGGAAGATGTTTGTTTCTCACTTGTATTGATTCTTATCTCAGTCATGTCGTGGTTTGCTAGTACTGGTACCTGGTATCCATCCTTAGACCAAGTAATGTTGCCTTGCTTGTACCAGGCGGAGGCTGGGATATATTCTGTAAACAAGCAGGAAAGATGGTTTTATTAATTTACTacacataaccaacttcaaaAAGAGTAGGAAGAAAGAATATAAAGTTTGGGGAGAAGGTGAAGAGCCAATCCAAGAGCATGACCGCGTATGCTTCCTCTTAAACATGGAAAATGCATACTTTTTGTAAAGTTGAAGTTCAAACATGCAACTAAGCtgaaataacaaataaattcaATCCAATTCCAATACCCACATTCCACAGTCACTCCATATTTTCCAATAACAACCAGGACCGTCCCTCCAAAACATTACATGTACAACATGATTGCTGATTCTCGTAAGAACACACAACTTACTGAAATAACAAATCAATTCAATTACACTCTAAGACTTGGATTTAAGtatcagatatatatatatatatatatatatatatatgtgtgtgtgtgtgtgtttatactTTATATGCAATGTTTTTTTGACAAATAAGCTATACATCAAACATATGACTAGGACGCCCTAGCAAAATGTTGATCTACCAATTTGCAGTCAGTATGATCCTGTCAAAATCTATCATGTCAATTAAGTAACAGTATACCCGAGCTCGACACACAAATTATAccagtaaaaaaaattgaatggaattgaacTCTGATTCCCCAATCcatgaaaaaattgaatggaattgaacTCTGATTCCACCAATCCATAAATAGTACCCAGCTACATCCCCACCCCACAGAAGGTAAAACAATTGCAGATGAGAGAATTAGAAGGGGAAGAACCCACAATAAACTCGCAAAAGaatcgaaaaagaaaaatgaaaatccaaaGAGAATTACACAGAAAACTGATGGGTTTATCCATCAGAAACGTAAATTGAAGACCACAATTAGGAGGGAAAAACCTTTTTTAGCTTTGACTTTGGCGATGGTTTCGATTTCCAACGGAAGGAGGCTGTCGGTCTGTCTATGCAGCGACGGAGGTGGAGACTGGAGAGGGAGTGTGGACTGTGGACGGAGAGAGATTACCGCCTTGGTGCgcttaattcttaattttttttcgaaCTCCGCGCAtacttttaatttgttaaatagTGTTTCCCTAAGTTTAGAATTGCGAGTGACATGGTACATTCAAATAGCACTAGCTAGCAATTCGTGCAATTAAATTTTGTCTTGATCTATAATTTTAATAGAGGGTTCTGATTCGATTTTTGTAATTAACGACGGTTGGATTATCAATTACAAAAATCATACGACGGTACAATTATCAGAATAATTGAATAATTGGACCATTGTATCGAATTTCAACGAACGGATATTAGATATGAGCTCAGGACATCGAGAATATCTCTCTATCCAAAATCCATAAATTTTGACTATTCCCCACTTGTTGCCACATGCACAGCTGTGCGGTGGTTTGCGGCGATCGCAAACCCACTTTTTTTACTAACTCcaaattttaccaaaatttacagaaaGATATAGCTTAACAAGATGAACACGTTTTACACTTACCACAAAGTCTAAAAGTGGACGGAAAGGGTGCCTAAAGCTTCTCGGCATCGATTAGCCGCCTACGGTGGTCAAACGGGGTCAAGTCTGGTCGAGATTTACTCcttggatgatgggctacaagtTCCAAGTGGTAGCATCGCCCATCACTTTGCCGATTCACCAGAAAAATGAAAGGGTGGCCGAAGCACTATTGGTTTTCGTCGGATTTTGTGACCTCGCACCGCCACGTACTGTGGTTAGAGGGGTTGCTTCTTGGGTGCGGTTTGTAGAGGGAAGTGAGAGCTTTaatttggtggtggtggcgtcaaAAAATTCCATCGGAGTTGGCCAGAATCGGCATCGGAAAGTCATGGGTCACGGTGGGTTGGGTTTCTGGGTACAGCTTCCTGAAATGGAAACCTCCAAGAATTTGGGTATCCACTTGTGGAAGCCCACTATTTATGGTCAGGtttaaataaccaaaatatCTCCCACCTTAAATGTTTctaacttcttcgttataactcgGAATATTTttggccctctggccctctggactcttcggttggagatggcctaagatcCGTTTGCTCTTACGTGCTCATGGGTTCAAGCTCTACCTAAACAACTCAAGAGTTGATCGGAAAGGTCGAATAAAATTGGAAATAACTAAAGTACCCCCACTTCACCGTTCTCAAAACCGGAGAATTAACGAACTAACTTCAATTAAATCTCCGAaatatgtttaaaaataaataaaatactaattttgGGACGGGATATCACATGAAATGTCAGCATCTGATTTGCATAGATCGTGCTCAGCTTTGACAAGTGTCCCTTGTCCTTATCTGACCATAAACAAGCAACTTCCTTTTTAAAACCCTAATTGTCTTTCATTTGCTCCTTGGCTAGGATATTTGCATTTCAGAAAAGAGTGTCTTTAGTTTAGAGTTACCTCTTGTGTTCTTGTTAAAAGCCATAGCTGCAAAAC is from Pyrus communis chromosome 10, drPyrComm1.1, whole genome shotgun sequence and encodes:
- the LOC137748423 gene encoding transcription termination factor MTERF5, chloroplastic-like, producing the protein MQMQALKPLMFSRSPLYFQYLSPNAAKLSISLFSSLSSPTQILKPNGNSHLADYLVNTFKFTKTQAFSISSRFSWVTSPEKPQSVYSFLQELGFSDTHIQSAVRVSPQILFSNIDKTLRPKLEFFQQLGLFGSDLARFIAKNSTLLTASLDRKLVPCIEILKKILGNDENAKDLIRVLHRCNWVVTRDPKSRLLGNIAFMESCGIVGSQLSTLLKRQPWLFIVQESVLRSLVAQVVEMGFSLNSGMLVHGLYTVSCLRNGTISRKLDLLCGFGFSEDECMDMFRRTPGLLRTSEEKLKFGIDFFLNTVKFKKSVLIHTPWILMYSMENRVSARYRILEVIKSKRLLKRDPSFYDALILPENEFLDKFISRFRGDAEELLVIYKARLLDSTDEEDS